A single region of the Deltaproteobacteria bacterium genome encodes:
- a CDS encoding NADH-quinone oxidoreductase subunit C yields the protein MSFDLSSLTDSLNTEFPGAVKTIIEYRGETTLVVLKEKVSEICRSLKDDFGFTFLADLTAVDYLEVKTPRYEVVYHVHRFGPEFDENIRIRLKAEVEGKEPTIDSVTPVWSGADWLEREVYDMFGIEFTGHPDLRRILMPDDYEPFPLRKDFDVRNREASKRSFEKELERGTE from the coding sequence ATGAGTTTTGATCTTTCCTCACTTACGGATTCCCTAAATACCGAATTTCCCGGCGCAGTGAAGACCATAATCGAATACAGAGGGGAAACAACTCTCGTTGTATTAAAGGAGAAAGTATCAGAGATATGCCGCAGCCTTAAAGACGATTTCGGCTTTACTTTTCTCGCCGATCTTACCGCCGTCGACTACCTTGAGGTTAAGACACCCCGCTACGAAGTCGTATACCACGTGCACAGATTCGGCCCGGAATTTGACGAAAATATAAGGATCAGGTTAAAAGCCGAGGTCGAGGGAAAAGAACCCACAATTGATTCTGTAACCCCTGTATGGAGCGGAGCGGACTGGCTTGAGAGGGAGGTGTACGATATGTTCGGTATAGAGTTCACCGGGCACCCCGATCTGAGAAGAATACTCATGCCGGATGACTACGAGCCCTTTCCGCTCAGAAAGGACTTTGACGTCAGGAACCGCGAGGCCTCAAAAAGATCATTCGAGAAAGAGCTCGAGAGGGGGACGGAATAA
- the ndhC gene encoding NADH-quinone oxidoreductase subunit A, with protein MINQYIPILIIFILAIGLAAAMLGLSSVLGPRRDSRRKLAPYESGIPPTGDTRGKFSIKYYLIGALFILFDVEAVFLFAWAVVFKELGLLAFIEIMVFFVVIIGGYFYIVKKGALEWE; from the coding sequence GTGATTAATCAGTACATTCCCATACTTATAATATTCATACTCGCTATCGGTCTTGCGGCAGCTATGCTGGGGCTTTCCTCCGTTCTGGGACCGAGACGGGATTCAAGGAGGAAGCTTGCTCCGTACGAGTCCGGGATACCGCCTACAGGGGATACAAGAGGCAAATTTTCCATTAAATATTACCTCATCGGCGCATTATTCATACTGTTTGATGTTGAGGCGGTATTTCTCTTCGCATGGGCTGTGGTATTCAAGGAACTCGGGCTTCTGGCATTTATTGAAATAATGGTGTTTTTTGTAGTTATAATAGGCGGTTACTTTTATATAGTTAAAAAGGGAGCTCTTGAATGGGAGTAA
- a CDS encoding NADH-quinone oxidoreductase subunit B family protein produces MGVNSTPLLGGDGFITTTIESFANWGRKNSLWPMPFGTACCAIEMMGVFASRFDLSRFGAEVARFSPRQADLMIVSGTITYKMASVCRRIYDQMPEPKWVIAMGSCTCGGGPFDSYAVVQGIDEFLPVDVYVGGCPPRPEAVIDAVMKIQKKIELQGAPVV; encoded by the coding sequence ATGGGAGTAAATTCGACACCGCTTCTGGGCGGCGACGGTTTTATAACGACTACTATCGAGTCTTTCGCAAACTGGGGGAGAAAGAACAGCCTCTGGCCGATGCCGTTCGGCACCGCGTGCTGCGCCATTGAAATGATGGGCGTGTTCGCTTCCAGGTTCGATCTGTCGAGGTTCGGCGCCGAGGTCGCGAGATTCTCGCCGAGGCAGGCCGACCTCATGATCGTATCCGGAACAATCACCTACAAAATGGCTTCCGTGTGCAGGAGAATATACGACCAGATGCCGGAGCCCAAGTGGGTAATAGCTATGGGCTCGTGCACCTGCGGCGGAGGGCCCTTCGACAGCTATGCAGTAGTACAGGGGATCGACGAGTTTTTGCCCGTAGATGTATATGTGGGCGGCTGTCCCCCCAGACCCGAAGCCGTCATCGACGCTGTGATGAAAATACAGAAGAAGATCGAGTTGCAAGGGGCCCCTGTTGTATGA
- the tmk gene encoding dTMP kinase — translation MFITFEGIEGSGKSTQAKLLEEFLSGRGYKATLTREPGWGRLGNLIRTVILEERELELDPLAELFLFCADRAQHVKDFIAPRLRSGEVVICDRFYDSTIVYQGYGRKLDMRFVSKAAKSSALDTAPDITFLLNLPVREGLSRLKDRGAITKMDEEPLEFHEMIRQGYMLIARKDPARIKKINAERDPLEIHEEIRKLVLEGLTS, via the coding sequence ATGTTCATAACATTCGAAGGCATAGAAGGCAGCGGAAAAAGCACCCAGGCAAAACTGCTTGAAGAGTTTCTTTCAGGAAGGGGCTATAAGGCCACTCTGACACGGGAGCCCGGCTGGGGGCGGCTCGGGAATCTTATCAGAACTGTAATACTTGAGGAAAGAGAGCTTGAGCTTGACCCGCTCGCCGAGCTTTTTCTTTTTTGCGCCGACAGGGCGCAGCACGTGAAGGATTTTATAGCCCCGAGACTCAGGAGCGGAGAGGTGGTGATTTGCGACAGGTTCTACGACTCGACGATTGTTTATCAGGGGTACGGAAGAAAACTCGATATGAGGTTCGTAAGCAAGGCCGCCAAATCGTCCGCACTGGATACGGCTCCGGATATTACATTTCTGCTCAACCTTCCCGTCAGAGAGGGTCTGTCAAGGCTGAAAGACAGGGGCGCAATAACAAAGATGGACGAGGAGCCGCTTGAGTTTCATGAAATGATAAGGCAGGGATATATGCTGATTGCCCGGAAGGACCCCGCTAGAATCAAAAAGATAAACGCCGAAAGGGACCCTCTGGAAATACATGAGGAGATTAGAAAACTGGTCCTTGAAGGGCTGACATCTTGA
- the nuoD gene encoding NADH dehydrogenase (quinone) subunit D encodes MERVEFISEESVLDTETGARTETMMLNMGPQHPATHGVLRVVLHLDGEVVVKAIPHIGYLHRGIEKLCEHITYQMCLPYTDRMDYLASICNNIGFILSVEKLLGIEDEIPERAKTAEVILFELGRIESHLVGIGTNALDLGAMSAFLYCFKERERIYDILETVCGARLTTSYPRVGGLPLDLPDDFEEKVRNFLRIFPKTLTEVDKLLTRNRIWIERTKGIAFISAEDAIDLGLTGPALRGSGVPYDVRKAMPYLGYENYDFEVPVATDGDAYSRFLCRLEEMNQSLKIIEQALDNLPDGPYAADLPDVVLPKKELTYTKMESLIRHFVLVYEGFKPPAGEVQHAVENPKGELSYYLVSDGSGKPYRMRVRGPSFVNMQALPQMVKGSLVADVIAAIGSLDIVLGEIDR; translated from the coding sequence ATGGAACGAGTCGAGTTCATAAGCGAAGAATCGGTGCTGGATACGGAGACCGGCGCCCGAACCGAAACAATGATGCTCAACATGGGCCCGCAGCACCCGGCGACTCACGGAGTGCTTCGCGTGGTACTGCATCTCGACGGAGAAGTCGTCGTAAAGGCAATTCCCCATATCGGCTACCTTCACCGCGGAATAGAAAAATTATGCGAGCACATAACATATCAGATGTGCCTCCCTTACACCGACCGCATGGATTATCTGGCCTCGATTTGCAACAACATAGGCTTTATACTGAGCGTCGAAAAGCTTCTGGGAATAGAGGACGAGATTCCCGAAAGGGCGAAGACAGCCGAAGTAATACTATTCGAGTTAGGGCGCATTGAATCACATCTCGTCGGCATAGGCACGAACGCGCTCGACCTGGGCGCGATGAGTGCGTTCCTCTACTGCTTTAAAGAAAGGGAGAGGATATACGACATCCTGGAGACAGTATGCGGCGCGAGGCTCACAACCTCCTACCCGAGGGTCGGGGGGCTGCCGCTCGACCTCCCGGATGATTTTGAGGAGAAGGTCAGAAATTTTCTCAGGATTTTCCCCAAGACCCTGACGGAAGTGGACAAGCTCCTCACGAGAAACCGCATCTGGATCGAGAGAACAAAAGGAATAGCGTTCATAAGCGCCGAGGACGCGATAGATCTCGGACTCACCGGTCCCGCGCTCAGGGGGAGCGGAGTTCCTTACGATGTCAGAAAAGCTATGCCTTATCTCGGTTATGAAAATTACGACTTCGAGGTCCCGGTCGCAACGGACGGAGACGCCTATTCCCGGTTTCTATGCAGACTCGAAGAGATGAATCAGAGCCTCAAAATTATAGAGCAGGCTCTGGACAACCTGCCTGACGGCCCTTATGCCGCGGACCTTCCTGATGTGGTACTGCCAAAGAAGGAGCTTACCTATACGAAAATGGAGTCTCTTATCAGACACTTCGTACTTGTTTACGAAGGGTTCAAGCCGCCTGCCGGCGAAGTACAGCACGCTGTTGAAAACCCGAAGGGCGAACTCTCCTACTATCTTGTAAGCGACGGCTCCGGAAAACCTTACAGAATGAGGGTGAGGGGACCGTCATTCGTCAATATGCAGGCCCTTCCTCAAATGGTCAAAGGCAGCCTCGTGGCGGATGTTATAGCCGCTATCGGCAGCCTTGATATTGTTCTCGGCGAAATAGACAGATAA
- a CDS encoding pseudouridine synthase, producing the protein MILRLNKYLSMCGVSSRRKADELIKSGHVKINGRVEAELGRTVDTDRDMIEVQGRVIEPEVKRYLILNKPKLYLTALGEGQDEKRTIEELIRDIPQRVYPVGRLDYDVEGLIILTNDGELANRVLHPRYEIKKVYRAIVKKPIDDSTLEMMKKGALLEDGPAKPDSIKVIKRGKDSTTVEICFHEGRNHLVKRFFYSFDNPVRQLKRISIGPVSLGGLPRGKWRSLAESEIKNLYEATGA; encoded by the coding sequence TTGATACTCAGATTAAATAAATATCTTTCCATGTGCGGTGTATCGTCCAGGAGGAAAGCGGACGAGCTTATTAAGAGCGGCCATGTAAAGATTAACGGCAGGGTAGAGGCTGAGCTCGGCAGGACCGTCGATACGGACAGGGACATGATAGAAGTTCAGGGGCGCGTCATAGAGCCTGAAGTTAAGAGGTACTTGATACTGAATAAACCCAAGCTCTATCTGACCGCGCTCGGGGAGGGGCAGGACGAGAAAAGGACGATAGAGGAATTGATAAGAGATATACCTCAAAGGGTCTATCCTGTCGGAAGGCTCGATTACGATGTTGAAGGGTTGATTATACTCACGAATGACGGGGAGCTTGCGAACAGGGTTCTTCATCCCAGGTACGAAATCAAAAAGGTTTACAGGGCTATTGTGAAAAAACCTATAGATGACAGTACGCTTGAGATGATGAAGAAAGGCGCTCTGCTCGAAGACGGCCCCGCAAAGCCGGATTCCATTAAAGTAATAAAAAGAGGCAAGGATTCTACGACTGTAGAAATATGTTTTCATGAAGGCAGAAACCATCTGGTCAAAAGGTTTTTTTACAGCTTCGATAATCCCGTAAGACAGTTAAAAAGAATTTCCATAGGGCCCGTGAGCCTGGGAGGCCTGCCCAGAGGGAAGTGGAGGAGTCTCGCGGAGTCCGAAATCAAAAATCTCTACGAGGCGACAGGGGCTTGA